In Cohaesibacter intestini, the following proteins share a genomic window:
- a CDS encoding YHYH protein → MPIGVINRNAYRTRSMDVGGVTMSCLLVVMAALPVEAHQNAVKILEQGNQRCIFSNGLPDHAMGTFPRRGNPHRVHAQAVRLCVPSGPLKGQEARRVRGSIGVALNGVQIRPGTADWYDARSRRGFSRNPASGWNLEGMGARQQLGMDRNNAHVDERGLYHYHGISKALVRQGQGSLIGYAADGFEIHYLANKATSSYRLKQGERPSAPGGRYDGTYNQDWTYVAGSGSLDQCNGGYLNGAFVYFATDHYPFFPRCLWGTVSRDFVVGR, encoded by the coding sequence ATGCCAATCGGAGTGATCAATCGGAATGCTTATCGGACGCGCTCAATGGACGTTGGCGGGGTTACGATGAGCTGTCTTCTCGTTGTGATGGCGGCTCTGCCTGTTGAGGCACATCAGAATGCGGTGAAAATTCTTGAGCAGGGCAATCAACGCTGCATCTTTTCAAATGGCCTGCCCGATCATGCGATGGGCACCTTCCCACGCCGAGGCAATCCCCATCGTGTGCATGCGCAGGCGGTGCGTCTTTGCGTACCGAGCGGTCCTCTCAAGGGTCAAGAGGCCCGGCGGGTGCGTGGTTCAATCGGTGTTGCGCTCAATGGGGTGCAGATTAGACCCGGTACTGCCGATTGGTATGACGCCCGCTCACGGCGAGGCTTCTCGCGCAATCCGGCTTCGGGTTGGAATCTTGAAGGGATGGGCGCGCGGCAGCAGCTCGGCATGGATCGCAACAATGCACATGTGGATGAGCGTGGCCTTTATCACTATCACGGCATCTCGAAAGCGCTGGTGCGGCAAGGGCAAGGCAGTTTGATCGGCTATGCGGCGGACGGGTTCGAGATTCACTATTTGGCAAACAAGGCCACATCCTCCTATCGCCTCAAGCAAGGTGAGCGTCCCTCCGCTCCCGGCGGCCGCTATGATGGCACCTACAATCAGGATTGGACCTATGTGGCGGGTAGCGGGTCTCTTGATCAATGCAATGGTGGCTATTTGAACGGCGCCTTCGTCTATTTTGCTACCGATCACTATCCCTTCTTTCCCCGTTGTCTGTGGGGCACGGTCAGTCGCGACTTTGTTGTTGGTCGTTGA
- a CDS encoding response regulator, with protein MRDAQAGWHIMIIEDEPSLAAIIQDYLTQAGMTSEILHEGHRAVETILKRKPDLVILDVMLPGMDGLSICREVRAKSDVPIILETARVEELDRLLGLELGADDYVCKPFSPRELVARVKAILRRQAKVQAAASGVLADAEASRDAANAAGQDGLWLDEERWSVTYNGQDLALTRREFQLLAILYKRPGRVFSRAQLVELAFSDDADVFDRVIDTHIKNIRTKLRKQASGVDVIRSVYGVGYAYEEPDT; from the coding sequence ATGCGTGATGCTCAGGCCGGATGGCACATCATGATCATCGAGGATGAACCGTCACTGGCGGCGATCATTCAGGACTATCTGACTCAGGCAGGGATGACCTCGGAGATCCTTCATGAGGGACATCGAGCGGTCGAGACGATCCTTAAGCGCAAGCCGGATTTGGTGATTCTTGATGTGATGCTGCCGGGCATGGATGGCTTGAGCATTTGCCGGGAAGTGCGGGCCAAAAGCGATGTGCCGATCATTCTGGAGACGGCGCGGGTGGAAGAGCTCGATCGCCTGCTGGGGCTGGAGCTGGGGGCTGATGATTATGTCTGCAAGCCTTTCTCGCCGCGCGAACTGGTCGCTCGGGTGAAGGCCATTTTGCGGCGGCAGGCCAAAGTGCAGGCGGCGGCATCAGGCGTTTTGGCCGATGCCGAGGCCAGTCGAGATGCCGCGAACGCTGCCGGGCAAGATGGTTTGTGGTTGGATGAAGAACGCTGGTCGGTGACCTATAATGGGCAGGACCTGGCACTGACCCGGCGAGAGTTCCAGTTGCTGGCTATTCTTTACAAGCGGCCCGGACGAGTCTTTTCCCGTGCACAGTTGGTCGAGCTGGCTTTTTCGGACGACGCGGATGTGTTTGACCGGGTGATCGACACCCACATCAAGAATATCAGAACCAAACTGCGCAAGCAGGCCTCCGGTGTTGACGTGATCCGATCCGTCTATGGGGTTGGCTATGCTTATGAAGAGCCAGACACCTGA
- a CDS encoding ATP-binding protein, with protein sequence MILKRHSLATKLFVAFLCTSIFVILVMMGLIGYQMRSGFSSYLLRVELQTFDDLAKSIAKAHRDEVLWLRLKEDPRRWHDLVRGSLGPRQPEDNRPSPPAFESATNGKSDPRPPKRPPQRPLQRPGPPQRPGVDPLMLGQRLALLTSAGNYWAGARLAQGSYLSRTVHAGDDAASGPVIAQLALASPSDGRSARDEQFLYQQFRALFWVCLLAVGLSALAAYLLARGLVTPIRSLVRGAQALSDGDYKTRLTGTGKDEIGQLTADFNLLAESLEAAEKAERQWMSDASHELKTPLAILKGRIEGLQDGVYETDAALLAEMHATVERLNRLVGDLNALSHLREGRLACHFQPEDVSVLLREVVDHSAGRFEEKGLALTLKLDASQRLLLVCDRGRLRQMMDNLLENARRYTDAPGVVEVTARLDEQKEALIVTIEDSAPCPDGQHIGRLFERFYRADPSRARQSGGTGLGLAICRAIVEAHDGQIEATRSELGGLLVRVTLPLDGDVIQEEVGDA encoded by the coding sequence ATGATTTTGAAACGCCATTCCCTCGCAACCAAGCTGTTTGTCGCTTTCCTGTGCACCAGTATTTTCGTGATATTGGTGATGATGGGGCTGATCGGCTACCAGATGCGGTCGGGATTTTCCAGTTACCTGTTGCGGGTTGAACTACAGACCTTTGACGATCTGGCAAAGTCGATTGCGAAGGCGCATCGGGATGAGGTGCTTTGGCTGCGTCTGAAGGAAGATCCACGGCGCTGGCATGATCTAGTGCGAGGCTCCCTTGGTCCGCGGCAGCCCGAAGACAACAGGCCGTCGCCTCCTGCCTTTGAGTCAGCCACCAATGGCAAATCCGATCCCAGGCCTCCAAAAAGACCACCACAAAGACCACTACAAAGGCCTGGGCCACCGCAACGCCCGGGCGTCGATCCCTTGATGCTTGGTCAGCGGTTGGCCTTGTTGACCTCGGCAGGCAATTATTGGGCCGGGGCGCGGTTGGCTCAGGGGTCGTATCTGTCGCGGACGGTTCATGCGGGTGATGACGCGGCCAGTGGCCCGGTCATCGCACAGCTTGCCCTGGCGAGCCCGTCGGATGGGCGTTCCGCGCGCGATGAACAGTTTCTCTATCAGCAATTTCGAGCTCTGTTCTGGGTTTGCCTGCTGGCTGTCGGCTTGTCAGCTCTGGCCGCCTATTTGCTGGCGCGTGGGCTTGTCACGCCGATCCGTTCTCTGGTGCGTGGGGCGCAAGCCTTGAGTGATGGCGACTACAAAACCCGGCTGACTGGCACCGGCAAAGATGAAATCGGTCAGTTGACGGCGGATTTCAATCTGCTGGCCGAAAGCCTTGAGGCGGCAGAAAAAGCCGAGCGGCAATGGATGTCGGACGCCTCCCATGAACTCAAGACACCTTTGGCCATTCTGAAGGGACGAATCGAAGGGCTTCAGGATGGGGTCTATGAGACCGATGCCGCCTTGCTGGCCGAGATGCATGCAACCGTGGAACGGCTCAATCGCCTTGTCGGGGATCTCAATGCCCTCTCTCACTTGCGCGAAGGGCGCCTTGCCTGTCACTTTCAGCCTGAGGATGTTTCGGTTCTGCTTCGCGAGGTGGTGGACCACTCTGCCGGGCGCTTCGAGGAGAAGGGGCTGGCTCTGACACTGAAACTCGATGCATCTCAGCGGTTGCTTCTGGTATGTGATCGGGGGCGACTGAGACAAATGATGGACAATCTGCTGGAAAATGCCCGCCGCTATACCGATGCGCCGGGCGTTGTGGAGGTGACGGCGCGGTTGGATGAGCAGAAGGAAGCGCTGATCGTGACCATCGAGGATAGCGCCCCTTGTCCGGACGGCCAGCATATCGGGCGGTTGTTTGAACGCTTTTACCGGGCCGATCCATCACGGGCGCGACAATCGGGTGGGACCGGCTTGGGGCTTGCCATATGCCGCGCCATTGTCGAGGCCCATGACGGGCAGATCGAGGCGACGCGTTCTGAGTTGGGTGGGCTTCTGGTGCGGGTCACCTTGCCACTGGATGGCGATGTGATTCAGGAGGAGGTTGGGGATGCGTGA